A genomic stretch from Malus domestica chromosome 15, GDT2T_hap1 includes:
- the LOC103402495 gene encoding palmitoyl-monogalactosyldiacylglycerol delta-7 desaturase, chloroplastic-like encodes MGLLRIWVTLLKTPCANFWGREWNLLDIATAGIFLSVHVLCLFAPFYFTWTAFWLAIVLFFVTGFGVTLSYHRNLAHRSFRLPKLLEYLFAYCGVLSVQGSPTEWVSTHRYHHQFTDTEKDAHSPLKGFWFSHMGWILDSRSRFGRYGGLRNVEDINKQPFYVFLHHTVLVHPFLLGCILYYIGGFPFVVWPMGVRMVVNYHSTFLLEV; translated from the exons ATGGGTCTTTTGAGGATTTGGGTCACCCTTCTTAAGACTCCTTGTGCAAATTTTTGGGGGAGGGAATGGAATCTGCTTGACATTGCCACAGCTGGTATCTTTCTGAGTGTGCATGTCCTTTGCTTGTTTGCACCGTTTTACTTCACATGGACGGCATTTTGGTTGGCAATTGTGCTATTCTTCGTCACTGGTTTCGGAGTAACTCTTTCTTACCATAGAAACCTTGCTCATAGGAGCTTTAGGCTCCCAAAACTGCTCGAGTACTTGTTTGCCTATTGTGGGGTTCTCTCAGTTCAG GGTAGCCCGACTGAGTGGGTGAGCACACACCGGTACCATCACCAATTTACCGATACGGAGAAAGACGCTCACAGCCCACTTAAAGGATTTTGGTTTAGTCACATGGGTTGGATTCTCGACAGCCGTTCTCGGTTTGGAAGA TACGGAGGTCTTCGGAATGTTGAAGACATAAATAAGCAGCCATTCTATGTGTTTCTTCATCATACAGTCCTTGTACATCCATTTCTCCTGGGATGTATACTATATTACATCGGTGGATTTCCGTTCGTGGTTTGGCCAATG GGCGTGAGGATGGTGGTCAATTACCATAGCACTTTCTTGTTGgaagtttga